Proteins encoded in a region of the Babesia bovis T2Bo chromosome 4 map unlocalized Chr4_2, whole genome shotgun sequence genome:
- a CDS encoding GTPase family protein: protein MARDFVIGCVGKPSSGKSTFFNAVCVNPNAKTAAHPFTTIEPNHGVAFFTTDCPCVKYNVKCAPSFGSCRNGVRRVPVKLLDVAGLIPGANEGRGIGNKFLDDLRHADVLMHIIDVSGRTNEKGDATIGYDPSGDHSWLVEEIELWIYNNLLPKWTTMAKRHLMKKDNAVTTLHSKLSGYMVPETMVSRVLDLMEVKHSQFVDLLEWDEKQIRKFVSVFVQERFKFVLVLNKIDSEGDTDGNTLRICQRHPDVPTVMCSALAMCFLRKMQSQGYIDFFEGDSDFYMHGDSDDDPRNDRLKPPDEKLRTRLNNIRDLVLYRFGSTGVTSALNEATKAAGVICVYPVKNLKTFGDDESSSKAFRECITVMPGTTVREFASMLHFEIGRNFHKAVGVSGMQLAEDKVLTDEDNIVSIITKGTVTQT from the coding sequence ATGGCGCGGGACTTTGTAATAGGATGTGTCGGCAAGCCTTCCTCTGGTAAGTCTACCTTTTTCAATGCCGTCTGCGTGAATCCAAACGCAAAAACCGCAGCGCACCCATTCACTACAATCGAGCCTAACCACGGAGTGGCGTTCTTTACTACGGATTGCCCATGTGTAAAGTATAACGTCAAATGTGCGCCATCCTTCGGAAGTTGCAGGAATGGCGTCAGAAGAGTACCTGTCAAGCTACTGGATGTCGCAGGGTTGATCCCAGGGGCTAACGAGGGCCGTGGCATCGGGAACAAGTTCCTGGACGACCTGCGCCACGCAGACGTGCTGATGCATATAATAGACGTCTCCGGGAGAACTAACGAAAAGGGAGATGCAACAATAGGATACGATCCATCAGGAGACCACTCATGGTTAGTAGAAGAAATTGAACTATGGATTTACAATAACTTGTTACCCAAATGGACAACAATGGCAAAGAGGCATTTAATGAAGAAGGATAATGCAGTAACAACACTCCATAGCAAATTGTCAGGATACATGGTACCAGAAACCATGGTCTCACGAGTACTTGACCTCATGGAAGTGAAGCACTCACAATTCGTTGACCTACTGGAATGGGATGAAAAACAAATTCGCAAATTCGTCTCCGTATTCGTGCAGGAACGGTTCAAATTCGTATTGGTACTGAATAAAATTGATTCAGAAGGTGATACGGATGGAAACACACTACGGATATGCCAACGACACCCAGACGTACCCACAGTAATGTGCAGTGCACTAGCCATGTGCTTCCTGCGCAAAATGCAATCACAGGGATATATCGACTTCTTCGAAGGTGACAGTGATTTCTATATGCACGGAGATTCCGATGATGACCCTAGGAACGACCGCTTGAAACCACCAGATGAGAAGCTACGTACCAGACTCAACAATATACGTGACCTGGTATTATACAGATTCGGCTCTACAGGGGTAACTTCCGCCCTAAATGAAGCCACTAAGGCAGCTGGAGTTATCTGCGTCTACCCCGTGAAGAACCTGAAAACATTTGGCGACGATGAGAGCAGCAGCAAGGCATTCCGAGAATGCATCACCGTGATGCCCGGAACCACAGTACGGGAGTTTGCAAGCATGCTGCATTTTGAAATTGGACGCAACTTCCACAAAGCTGTGGGAGTATCTGGTATGCAGCTAGCAGAGGATAAGGTCCTAACAGATGAAGATAACATCGTTAGCATCATAACAAAAGGGACAGTAACACAAACATAA